The genomic segment GCGCGCGGTGGACGCCTACGCGCGGCTGCTCGACATCGAGCCCGACGCCGAGGACGCCTACCGCGCGCTCGAGCGGCTGCACCGCGCCGCCGGCGACTGGTACGAACTGGTCGGCGTCTACGAGCGCCACATCGCCGCGCTGCGCGCGCCGGCGCCGCGGGTCGACCTGTACAACGAAATGGCCCGCGTCTACGAGGAGGAGCTGGCCGATCCGCACCGCGCGATCGAGGCGCACATGAACGCGCTCACGATCATGGACGACCACCGCCCATCGCTGGTCGCCCTCGCGCGCCTGTACGAGCGGATCGAGGCGTACGATCGCGCGGTCGACGTGCTCGTCCGGCACGCCGAGCTCGACGGGGCCGGCGGAGCCGAACTGTGGCATGCGGCGGGCGCGATCGCAGCTGACCGCCTCGACGATCCGGACCGCGCCGAGCGGTTCTTCGAAAAGGCACGCGAGCTGTCGCCGGACTTCTTGCCGGCGGTGCAGTCGCTCGCCCACCTCCACCGGCGGCGCCGCAACTGGGCTACGGCGCTGCAGCTTCTCCGCGAGGCGGAGGCGCTGTCGCACAACCGGCTGGAGAAGATCGATCTGCTGGCGCAGGCGGCCGACATCGCGGACGAGCAGCTCGAGGATCCCGACGCCGCGCTGGCGCTGCGCCGGCGCATCCTCGAGCTGGACCCGGAGAACGTCGACGCCGGCGCACGCGTGGCCGATCGGCTCGTCGCGGCCGAGCGGTGGGAGGAGGCCGAGCCGGTGCTCGAGATGCTCGCTCGCCGAGCGGAGGGCGGCGACCGCGTCGAGCGGGCGCGGCTCGAGGCGTTGCTCGGGCGCGCCTGCGAGCAGCTCGGCAAGACCGACAAGGCGGCTCGGCACTATCGGCTCGCCGTCGAGGCGGACCCGGATTCGCTCGAGGCGGCGCTGGGATTGGCGTCGATGGAGTTCGAGCGGGCCAAGGCGGCGGGGGTCGAGGACGTCTGGCGCGAGGTGGACCGCCGCTATCGCGAGATCCTCGCGCGCCACCGCGCCAATCTCGCCGACGGCCAGGTGGTCGACACCTGGCACCGGCTCGGCGTCGCGGCGCTCGCGCTCGGCGACGACAAGAAGGCGGACAACGCGTTCCGTCGCGCGCTCGAACGCGACCCGCACCACCGGCCGTCGCTTCTCCGGGTGATCGAGATCGCCGAGCGGCGCGGCGACTGGAAGGCCGTGGTCGAGGCCAAGCGCGACCTGGTCGAGGGCGCGCCGGCCGACGAGCGCGTCCGTCTGTTCGCCGACATCGGCGACATCTACGCTCGCGAACTCGACGACCCGGTGACGGCGCTCGGCGCCTACCTCGAAGCGATCAAGATGGAGCCGGACAACCACGTGCTGCTCCACAAGACGCTCGACATCTACACGCAGCAAAAGCAGTGGCGCCGCGCGATCGAGACGCTCGGTGCGATCGCCGCGACCGAGCACCACGCGGCGCGCCGCGCCAAATACCGGTACGCGGCCGCGGTCATCGCGCGCGACGAACTCGGCGACGTCGACTTGGCGGTCGATAGCTTCAACCAGGCGCTCGACGACGATCCGACGATCCCGAAGGCGTTCGATGCGATCGACCGCCTGCTGTCGGACAAGGGCGACTGGCGAAATCTGGCGCGCGCATACCGCAAGATGCTCAAGCGCGTCGGCGAGGACGCTCCGACCGGCACGCTGCTGAAGCTGTGGACGCGCCTGGGCGACATCTGTCTGGACCACCTGGGCGACAACGAAGCCGCCATCGCCGCGTACGAGGTCGCCTCGTCGCTCGCGCCCGACGACGTCGACCGCCACGAGCAACTCGCCAACCTGTACCTCGAGGCCGGCCACGAGCGGCGCGACGATGCGATCGCGGAGTTGCAGATCCTCGTGCAGGCACAACCGGATCGCGTCGAGCTGTACCGCGCGCTGTCCAATCTGTACTTCGAGGCGGAACAGTGGGACAAGGCGTACTGCCTGGCGCAGGCGCTCGTGTTTCTCGGCGCGGCCAACGATCGCGAGCGCGAGCTGTACGAGCGGCAGCGGCCGCGGCAGTTCCAGGTCGCCAAGCGGCGGCTCACCGAGGAGCTGTGGCAAAAGGCGATCATCCACCCGCGCGAGGATCGCCACGTCAACGCGATCTTCAGCTCGTTGGTGGCGCCGCTCGCGGCGACGACCGCGCAGCCGCCGTCGGCGTTCAAGCTCAACCCGAGCCGGCGCGCGAACACGCTGTCGGACCCGCACGTCGCCGCCCGTGTGTTCGGCTACGCGGCCAATGTCCTGGCCCTCGATCCGGCGCCGGCACTGTATCTGGCGCGGGACGTCGCCGACGGCATCCGCATCGCGAACACGGCGGAAAAGGGCAGGCTTCAGCCGTCGGTGGTCATCGGCCCGCCGCACCTCGACAAGGACGACGAGCGCGAGCTGGCGTTCGAACTGGGCAAGCGGCTCGCCTACCTTCGACCGGAGCGCTACGTCACCTACGCGCTGCAGACGCTGCCCAGGCTCGAGGCGGCGTTCCGCGCGGCGCTGAGCGCGGCGGGCGCGGCGGAGATCGAGGGGGAGGTCGAGGCCGCGCAGATGGCGCTGCAGATCAAGAAGTCGGTGCCGGCGGCGGTGCTCGACCAGGTGTCGGCGATCGCGCGCAAGATGGGCGACCGCGCGGCCAACGGCGTCGTCGCGCACTGGCGGTCGGCGGCGGATCTCACCGCGAACCGCGTCGGGCTGATCTTGTGCAACGACTTCGAGACCGCCGCTCGGCAGATCGCGACCGAGCCGCCGGGACAGACGACGCTGTCGGCCAAGGACCGGTTGCGCGACCTGTTGGCGTACTCGGTGTCGGAGGCGTACTTCCAGGTGCGGCGCCACCTCGGCCTGGCGGTGTCGACCGATGCGTAGGCCCGCGGGGAGCGATAGCCGGATCCCGGTCGCGGCGCCGGCTGGCGGCCCGCGCGACCCGCTCGGCCCCGTGCTCGCCTGGTGCGCGGCGCTGTCGGCGCTGGCGACGGCGGGCGTCGTCGCGCTGGCCTGCGGGGGCGGCGGCGACTCTCCGTGCGGCAATGGCGTGGTCGACCCCGGCGAGCAGTGCGACGACGGCAACACCGACCCGAACGACGACTGCGACAACAACTGCTTGAGCAACCTGCCGACTCTGCGCGTGCGGTGGGTGTTCAACCGCGACGCGGCCGACCAGTTCGACCAGGACGGCTGCCTCGACCTCGGCGTGAGTCGGGTCGAGGTCGACATCGTTCACGCGACCGACCCGACCGTCGCGGAGTCGGCCAGCGAGACGTGCAGCCTGCGGCAGGTGACCTTCCTCGCGCTGCCGCGCGGCGACTACGTGGTGACGCTGCGGCCGGTCGACAGCGACGGCGCGCTGCTCACGCGGGCCCCGATCGAGAACCTCGTGACCGTGCGCGAGGACGTCGAGGCCGAGTTCAACATCCCCTACGACCAGTGGGCCCGCGACTACACGGGCACGCTGTACTTCCGCCTCCACTGGGGGCAGGCGGACGTCGA from the Deltaproteobacteria bacterium genome contains:
- a CDS encoding tetratricopeptide repeat protein, which produces MPEHTIPASLIERIRMGRAALVVGAGLGITTWKQVLERMNEELRDDEAAHKDVAKLLHKGNLTRAAGFLARKLGEAACDRIVQEAWRTPDALPEVARAVARLPIRQVWSAFPGDLLEAAMEAERPADWPSPRVYTYRDIAAIDRRRRYVLKLLGDFDSYVVTPKSVRAALAGRQDLRDFVRDLYAEGALVFVGFRFGDPDLAALLDRVFGALEPPQTTHYLIASGVGPVTVDELLAEHHIEVVNLPGKGADETATAALIDYLDALASACAEAGISLAQTRPDADDLEGWIARLADDADDAEAAAAVAAIEAAARDAGDAERLIEVLMARTEVEPEPARRAQLLRAVADAFQNQIGDLPRAFTALTVALREDPADAATIDTLEALAGETDAWAELVGEVAEIAGEVEEAAVGAALWARLGRWYDLHLRHYDYAVAAYRHAIKLDPDHLDARAGVEEVLRKQQKWAELADEIAAHVDREPDVDRKVDLYLSLGDLYETQLASSARAADAYQAAVDLDDTNQDALAALERLYRRDERWGKLATVLERRAELFEAAGDANRAAAVRHELGTLRAEKLGDLEGAIAKYEAAVDADPADVSALRALEGLYERAGRTDDYLRVLERLVDVSPPAERPALLRRLAAELAEADGGAARAVDAYARLLDIEPDAEDAYRALERLHRAAGDWYELVGVYERHIAALRAPAPRVDLYNEMARVYEEELADPHRAIEAHMNALTIMDDHRPSLVALARLYERIEAYDRAVDVLVRHAELDGAGGAELWHAAGAIAADRLDDPDRAERFFEKARELSPDFLPAVQSLAHLHRRRRNWATALQLLREAEALSHNRLEKIDLLAQAADIADEQLEDPDAALALRRRILELDPENVDAGARVADRLVAAERWEEAEPVLEMLARRAEGGDRVERARLEALLGRACEQLGKTDKAARHYRLAVEADPDSLEAALGLASMEFERAKAAGVEDVWREVDRRYREILARHRANLADGQVVDTWHRLGVAALALGDDKKADNAFRRALERDPHHRPSLLRVIEIAERRGDWKAVVEAKRDLVEGAPADERVRLFADIGDIYARELDDPVTALGAYLEAIKMEPDNHVLLHKTLDIYTQQKQWRRAIETLGAIAATEHHAARRAKYRYAAAVIARDELGDVDLAVDSFNQALDDDPTIPKAFDAIDRLLSDKGDWRNLARAYRKMLKRVGEDAPTGTLLKLWTRLGDICLDHLGDNEAAIAAYEVASSLAPDDVDRHEQLANLYLEAGHERRDDAIAELQILVQAQPDRVELYRALSNLYFEAEQWDKAYCLAQALVFLGAANDRERELYERQRPRQFQVAKRRLTEELWQKAIIHPREDRHVNAIFSSLVAPLAATTAQPPSAFKLNPSRRANTLSDPHVAARVFGYAANVLALDPAPALYLARDVADGIRIANTAEKGRLQPSVVIGPPHLDKDDERELAFELGKRLAYLRPERYVTYALQTLPRLEAAFRAALSAAGAAEIEGEVEAAQMALQIKKSVPAAVLDQVSAIARKMGDRAANGVVAHWRSAADLTANRVGLILCNDFETAARQIATEPPGQTTLSAKDRLRDLLAYSVSEAYFQVRRHLGLAVSTDA